A stretch of the Thermodesulfobacteriota bacterium genome encodes the following:
- a CDS encoding DUF4301 family protein: protein MSPKIQISEEIISQLNQKGINEEIALSQIETFKNGIPYTELLRPCTVGDGIENIDDSVEKYIQIYDQESVNKNVIKFVPASGAASRMFKELLSISIRDNVNKNDLINDNTKESNIFLKFIDNIEKFAFLDDLIASLSGDGLDLETLLNEGNYKEIAQYTLGAKGLNYSNLPKGIIEFHKYENGARTAFEEHLVEAKVYSKAGDGTCRVHFTVSPEHMDRVKTLINGKSGLYKDDNEQFDISYSIQKPSTDTLAVDMNNQPFLDNDGRLVLRPGGHGALIENLNDLDCDIAFIKNIDNVVPDRLKEITYSYKKALGGYLLDIQAKIFEYLKRLDGETSSDQLLEEIDAFMQNQLKIQLPQGSSGWPNQRRKDFAFSKLNRPLRVCGVVKNVGEPGGGPFWITSRGQVSRQIVESAQVNLESLEQKAIWESSTHFNPVDLICGLKDYNGTSFDLRKYVDTDMGFISYKSKDGRELKALELPGLWNGAMADWISIFIEVPLITFNPVKGVLDLLRDEHQNSE from the coding sequence ATGAGTCCCAAAATACAGATCTCAGAAGAAATAATATCTCAGCTAAATCAAAAAGGCATAAATGAAGAAATCGCACTATCACAAATAGAGACATTTAAAAATGGAATTCCATATACTGAGTTATTAAGGCCTTGTACTGTCGGAGACGGAATTGAAAACATCGATGATTCCGTAGAAAAATATATTCAGATTTACGATCAAGAATCAGTAAATAAAAATGTAATAAAATTTGTGCCGGCCTCAGGTGCTGCAAGTCGTATGTTTAAAGAACTTCTTTCAATTAGCATCCGAGATAACGTGAACAAAAATGATCTAATAAACGACAATACAAAAGAATCGAATATTTTTCTAAAATTTATAGACAATATTGAAAAATTCGCCTTTCTTGATGATCTAATCGCATCTTTGTCTGGTGATGGTCTTGATTTAGAGACTCTACTAAATGAAGGTAACTATAAAGAGATTGCACAATATACCCTTGGAGCAAAAGGTCTTAATTATTCTAATCTTCCCAAAGGTATTATAGAGTTTCACAAATATGAAAATGGAGCAAGGACGGCTTTTGAAGAGCACTTAGTCGAAGCTAAAGTGTATTCAAAAGCTGGTGATGGAACGTGCCGTGTTCATTTTACAGTTTCTCCTGAACATATGGATAGGGTTAAGACTCTAATTAACGGGAAATCAGGACTTTATAAAGATGATAATGAACAATTTGATATAAGCTATTCAATCCAGAAGCCTTCTACTGATACCTTAGCGGTTGATATGAATAATCAGCCATTTCTCGATAATGACGGCAGATTAGTTCTACGGCCGGGAGGTCATGGAGCGCTTATCGAAAACCTAAATGATCTGGATTGCGATATCGCTTTTATAAAAAATATCGACAACGTAGTGCCAGACCGCTTAAAGGAAATAACATACTCATATAAAAAAGCCCTTGGGGGATATCTCTTAGATATACAAGCCAAAATATTCGAATATTTGAAGAGACTTGATGGTGAAACTTCTAGTGATCAGCTTTTAGAAGAGATAGATGCATTCATGCAAAATCAGCTAAAGATTCAATTGCCACAGGGCAGTAGCGGCTGGCCCAATCAGAGGAGAAAAGACTTTGCATTTTCAAAGTTAAACAGACCGCTCAGGGTCTGCGGCGTTGTGAAAAATGTGGGGGAACCAGGAGGAGGGCCATTTTGGATTACTTCGCGTGGCCAAGTATCTAGGCAGATTGTAGAGTCGGCACAGGTAAATCTTGAGTCTTTGGAGCAAAAAGCCATCTGGGAGTCATCAACTCATTTCAATCCTGTAGACCTTATATGCGGGTTAAAAGACTATAATGGTACATCCTTTGATTTAAGAAAATATGTAGACACAGATATGGGCTTTATATCATATAAATCTAAAGACGGACGAGAGCTGAAAGCACTTGAGCTTCCCGGTCTATGGAATGGAGCTATGGCCGATTGGATAAGCATTTTTATAGAAGTGCCACTTATTACTTTTAACCCTGTAAAGGGGGTATTAGATCTGCTTAGGGATGAGCATCAAAACAGTGAGTAA
- a CDS encoding ATP-binding protein, which yields MRRINLQAHFEDFIDNPGFNLNHPNKNQIFLDDIYIFPDIRDESKLVNNSSILLDIWSKEKAIMIVGSQDSGKTALVKALIRNYLKINKYPIYIDVNGKNIEDFKTFLNIVYSKFEQSYDADSYNYIKDQRKHEKILFIDNIDGLECSSNVLTDLWNNLENIFCHIVLSAKPHFDFTEINQNISTYEIMEFNAERTIDLIHKWHNISKDEDYDLQQIEHEINKSIEIIDTIREHNLVPSYPIFILTILQHDQQHEANQRANQGSYANYYEYIIKKSLSSFIDDDQDEKYIDLLSKLSFYMLENKKDFVGHEDLVNIHNQSLTNQIAIDLVLKELIKSNVLESFDLNYKFKNKYTYHYFAANYLSTNTNTDEYEGIIKDLCANINDDDSANILLFITHLSNDSFAIDEVKKRAKSVLSEIESISINNDLLELDDMIQELSKLGSKDKKLKEETVEYMSDLSQEAIRHKIRYAVNLIRILRQNI from the coding sequence ATGAGAAGAATAAATTTACAAGCTCATTTTGAAGATTTTATTGATAATCCTGGATTCAATCTTAACCATCCTAATAAGAATCAAATTTTTTTGGATGATATATATATATTTCCTGACATTAGAGATGAATCTAAGCTGGTTAACAATTCGAGTATACTTCTGGATATTTGGAGCAAAGAAAAAGCAATAATGATTGTTGGCTCACAAGACTCGGGCAAAACTGCGCTAGTAAAAGCCTTGATTAGAAACTATCTGAAGATCAATAAATACCCAATATATATTGATGTAAATGGAAAAAACATAGAAGATTTTAAAACTTTTTTGAACATAGTTTACAGTAAATTTGAACAAAGTTATGACGCAGATAGTTATAACTACATAAAGGATCAAAGAAAACACGAAAAAATACTTTTCATTGATAATATAGATGGTTTAGAATGCAGTAGCAATGTCTTAACCGATCTATGGAACAATCTAGAAAACATATTTTGCCATATTGTATTAAGTGCAAAGCCCCATTTTGATTTTACTGAAATTAATCAGAATATAAGTACATATGAAATCATGGAGTTTAATGCTGAGCGCACAATAGATTTAATTCACAAATGGCACAATATCTCAAAAGATGAAGATTATGATTTGCAACAAATAGAGCATGAGATCAATAAGAGTATTGAGATAATTGATACTATAAGAGAGCACAACTTAGTACCTTCATACCCAATATTTATTTTAACAATTCTGCAGCATGATCAGCAGCACGAAGCTAACCAAAGAGCAAACCAAGGTTCATACGCAAACTACTATGAATATATAATAAAGAAATCTCTGAGTTCATTTATTGATGATGATCAGGATGAAAAATATATTGATTTACTTTCAAAACTTTCATTCTATATGTTGGAAAATAAAAAAGATTTTGTAGGACATGAAGATTTAGTAAATATCCACAACCAAAGCCTTACCAATCAAATTGCGATTGATCTAGTACTAAAAGAGTTAATCAAATCCAATGTCTTAGAAAGCTTTGATCTCAACTACAAATTTAAAAATAAATACACTTATCATTATTTTGCGGCTAATTACTTATCAACCAATACAAATACTGATGAATATGAGGGAATCATTAAAGATCTGTGCGCTAACATAAATGATGATGATTCAGCAAACATTCTGCTATTTATCACACACCTTTCAAATGATAGCTTTGCAATTGATGAGGTTAAGAAAAGAGCAAAATCAGTTTTATCTGAAATTGAGAGCATATCTATAAATAATGATTTACTAGAATTAGACGATATGATTCAAGAGCTCTCAAAACTTGGAAGCAAAGATAAAAAACTAAAAGAAGAAACTGTGGAATATATGAGTGACCTAAGCCAAGAAGCTATAAGACATAAAATACGCTATGCTGTAAACCTAATAAGGATACTAAGGCAGAATATATAA